The genomic DNA TTTGGGGCTAATATTAAAGCTGGTCTATTTGTTTCTTTTATTATATTAGCAATAGTAAAAGTTTTTCCCGATCCAGTCACACCTAATAACACTTGATCTGCTATTCCATCGTTTATATTCTCTGCTATTTTTTTTATTGCTACTGGTTGATCACCAGTTGGTTCATATGTAGAATATAGTTTAAACATTAAATCACCTTACAGTTTTTTTATACATTATAATTATATCATAAATATTTTTAGTTTTTACATTATATATCATTAATATAAAAAAAGGGGCTGTTGCAAATTGATAATTTTTTAAATATCATTTGCAACGCCTTTTTCTTTTTGCCAAAAAAATAGAAATCATTTCCTTGATTTCCTAGATTTTCAATTTCTTAACTTAAATTTTTGTAGCACAAAAAATCATCCTTTATTTCTGTACTTTTATGCTGTTTTTAAAGAATGAAGTGTTGTTCCTTTTCTATTATTTTTTTCTCTTTGAATTAGGCGATTTAAGTTATAGCCTAAACAAAATAAACATATTTCTCTTAAAACACTACTTTTTCCGCGAACTTTTAATTTTCGTAGTTTCATATCTTCTTTCAGTACCGCAAAAGCTCCCTCTACTTGAATACTTCTATTCATTCTTAAGCGCTTGCCATAATCACTTGATATATTTTCTTGTGACTTAGTTGATAGCGTTCTAAATCGTGAATTGTAGCCTACTTTCTTCTGTGTTTCTGGATTGAAAAAATATTGTTTCCTTCCATTTTTGCTCGAATAAATGAATTTTAACTCAACTCCATCCTTTCTAAAAAGCCTATTTTCAGCTGAGTTATATATTAGATTTTCAACTCTATTCAAATCATTCTTAAACTTTCTAGTTTTTGATTTTTCAAAATATATTGGTTTTATATATGAAGTATAGCCTTTTTCCTCTAAATATTCATAATTATCTATACTCTCATAACCAGCATCAGCTACTACATTTTTTATGTTTAAATCTGAAGATTTAGCTTTCTCTAAGAAAGGAATTAAAGTTTTTGAATCAGAAGGATTTGAAAAAACATCATAAACACATATATATTCACTAATAACTCCAATTTGTAAATTATATCCTGGTTTTAATTGACCATTTCTCATATAATCATCCTTCATTCTCATAAAAGTAGCATCTATATCAGTTTTTGAATAGCTATTTCTTTCCTTTAAATTTTGAAAATGTTCTGAATACTTTCGATATTTTTCTAAATATTCAATGCACAATTCATAATATTTTTGCTCTTTTGATTTTCTTCTTCCGCGCCCATAAACAAAATTAATATTTAAATTTTGAAGGTAATGACAAACTTCAAAGAAAGAAGAAAAATTAGAACTAAAATCTTGGTTAAAATCAAAAACAAGAGATTCAATTTTAACA from Fusobacterium hominis includes the following:
- a CDS encoding IS1182 family transposase codes for the protein MQKPINNTIHFNLIQPKIFNFLQYHIPEDDPVRKLSAILEEMDFSKLLQVFSYKTKVHPIRMFAIILYAYSKGIYSTRNIENACVENIKFRFLLQDSKLPDHSTISRFLNKIEEFLPELFEQFIKKIFEMENISTETIYIDGTKIEAYANRYSFVWKKSIKNYWNKLNVKIESLVFDFNQDFSSNFSSFFEVCHYLQNLNINFVYGRGRRKSKEQKYYELCIEYLEKYRKYSEHFQNLKERNSYSKTDIDATFMRMKDDYMRNGQLKPGYNLQIGVISEYICVYDVFSNPSDSKTLIPFLEKAKSSDLNIKNVVADAGYESIDNYEYLEEKGYTSYIKPIYFEKSKTRKFKNDLNRVENLIYNSAENRLFRKDGVELKFIYSSKNGRKQYFFNPETQKKVGYNSRFRTLSTKSQENISSDYGKRLRMNRSIQVEGAFAVLKEDMKLRKLKVRGKSSVLREICLFCLGYNLNRLIQREKNNRKGTTLHSLKTA